From Bacteroidota bacterium, the proteins below share one genomic window:
- the lpxA gene encoding acyl-ACP--UDP-N-acetylglucosamine O-acyltransferase has product MSNSFIHPEAKLGKNVTVAPFAVINANVEIGDDTWIGPHVTIMEGARIGKNCKIFPGAVISAIPQDLKFTGEETTAEIGDNTIIRECVTVNRGTKDKMKSSVGSNCLLMAYVHVAHDCTIGNNVILANLVTLAGHITIDDHAILEGLVAVQQFIHIGAHSFVTGGSLVRKNVPPFVKAAREPLSYIGVNSVGLRRRGFSPERILQIEDIYRTIYVRGYNVSNALNIVEQEAPASAEKELIVRFIRDSKDGIIRGITA; this is encoded by the coding sequence ATGAGTAATTCATTCATTCATCCGGAAGCAAAACTTGGCAAGAATGTAACTGTTGCTCCTTTTGCAGTAATCAATGCAAACGTAGAAATCGGTGACGATACATGGATTGGTCCTCACGTTACCATCATGGAAGGCGCGCGCATAGGGAAGAACTGCAAAATATTTCCGGGTGCGGTGATTTCTGCTATCCCGCAGGATTTAAAATTTACGGGCGAAGAAACCACCGCAGAAATTGGCGACAACACGATCATCCGCGAATGTGTTACGGTGAACAGAGGAACAAAAGACAAAATGAAATCTTCCGTGGGCAGCAATTGCCTGCTCATGGCATATGTGCATGTGGCGCACGATTGCACCATCGGCAATAATGTTATCCTCGCCAATCTGGTTACCCTTGCCGGGCATATCACCATTGATGACCATGCAATACTTGAAGGATTGGTTGCTGTTCAGCAATTTATTCACATCGGAGCGCACTCCTTTGTTACCGGTGGTTCGCTGGTCAGAAAAAATGTGCCGCCATTTGTGAAAGCCGCGCGCGAACCCCTTTCCTATATCGGAGTAAATTCAGTCGGACTGAGAAGAAGAGGTTTCTCTCCCGAACGCATTTTGCAGATAGAAGATATTTACCGCACCATTTATGTAAGAGGATACAATGTTTCCAACGCCTTGAATATTGTAGAACAGGAAGCTCCCGCTTCGGCAGAGAAAGAACTTATTGTCAGATTTATCCGCGATTCTAAGGATGGAATCATCAGGGGAATTACTGCCTGA
- a CDS encoding bifunctional UDP-3-O-[3-hydroxymyristoyl] N-acetylglucosamine deacetylase/3-hydroxyacyl-ACP dehydratase, whose translation MPKQRTIKTSVTVSGVGLHTGEKVSLTFRPAPENHWYKFQRVDLPNNPVIDADADNVVSTDHGTTLEKDGARVHTTEHVLAALVGKEIDNCLIEVTGQEIPIMNGSSMPFIEALEKAGVVEQNAERVYFELKSILTYEDNVKNVEMLAVPQDEFRLTVMVDYNSEVLGTQHAHIYKVGEFKEEIAKCRTFVFLHELETLLQHNLIKGGDLDNAIVLVDKPVPDADLAHLRKVFNKPNVEVKGRGVLNNTTLHYYNEPARHKLLDIVGDLALIGMPIKAHILAARPGHAGNVSFAKKIKELIKKEKNKKVVPQYDINKYLLDINEITKILPHRPPFLLIDKILELSPTHVVGMKNVTMNEEFFRGHFPGNPVMPGVLQVEAMAQCGGVLVLKTVPDPENYLTYFLKIDNTRFKNKVMPGDTIIFVLHLLEPIRRGLCHMKGTAYVGDKIVMESEMMAQIIKMKDIPASVKTPVPAN comes from the coding sequence ATGCCTAAACAAAGAACAATCAAAACTTCTGTTACGGTATCTGGAGTTGGTCTTCATACGGGAGAAAAGGTATCCTTAACGTTTCGCCCCGCCCCTGAAAACCATTGGTATAAATTTCAGCGGGTGGATTTGCCGAACAATCCTGTCATAGATGCAGATGCGGACAATGTCGTTTCTACTGATCACGGAACCACGCTTGAAAAAGACGGAGCACGTGTGCATACAACAGAGCATGTTCTTGCCGCTCTTGTCGGAAAGGAAATAGATAATTGCCTGATTGAAGTTACTGGCCAGGAAATTCCTATCATGAACGGAAGTTCCATGCCTTTCATTGAAGCATTGGAAAAAGCCGGAGTTGTTGAGCAGAATGCTGAGCGTGTTTATTTTGAATTGAAATCGATTCTCACTTATGAAGACAATGTAAAAAATGTTGAGATGCTTGCTGTTCCGCAGGATGAATTTCGTTTAACGGTGATGGTGGATTACAACTCAGAAGTTCTCGGCACACAGCACGCGCACATATATAAAGTAGGAGAGTTCAAAGAAGAAATAGCCAAGTGCCGCACATTTGTTTTCCTTCACGAACTCGAAACGCTTCTTCAGCATAATTTAATTAAGGGCGGAGATTTGGATAACGCCATTGTACTCGTTGATAAGCCGGTGCCTGATGCTGACCTTGCTCACCTTCGTAAAGTTTTTAATAAACCGAATGTGGAAGTGAAGGGCAGGGGCGTGCTCAACAATACCACGCTTCATTATTACAATGAACCTGCGCGCCATAAACTTTTAGACATTGTTGGAGATTTAGCTCTTATCGGAATGCCCATCAAAGCGCACATACTTGCCGCCCGTCCGGGGCATGCGGGCAATGTTTCCTTTGCGAAAAAAATAAAAGAACTGATTAAAAAGGAAAAAAATAAAAAAGTTGTTCCTCAATATGACATTAACAAATACCTGTTAGATATAAATGAAATAACGAAAATATTACCCCATCGCCCACCCTTCTTGCTGATTGACAAAATACTTGAACTGAGTCCAACGCATGTGGTGGGGATGAAAAATGTTACGATGAATGAAGAATTTTTTCGCGGACATTTTCCCGGCAACCCTGTCATGCCCGGTGTGCTGCAGGTGGAAGCAATGGCGCAATGCGGTGGCGTGCTGGTGCTGAAAACAGTCCCTGATCCGGAGAATTATCTCACTTATTTTTTAAAAATTGATAATACGCGTTTCAAGAACAAAGTGATGCCGGGCGATACCATTATTTTTGTTCTTCATCTTCTCGAACCCATCCGCAGGGGACTTTGCCACATGAAAGGCACAGCATATGTAGGAGATAAGATTGTGATGGAATCTGAAATGATGGCTCAGATAATTAAGATGAAGGACATCCCTGCATCAGTAAAAACCCCTGTGCCTGCAAATTAA
- the lpxD gene encoding UDP-3-O-(3-hydroxymyristoyl)glucosamine N-acyltransferase, translated as MEYKASQIASLLGGTVEGNPDAVVSTLSKIEEGRIGSLSFLSNPAYNSYLYTTDASVVIVGKDFTAEQPLKRTCTLIRVEDSRIAFGKLLEMYQKSKNNKTGIEQPSFVSKSSTLGKDVYVGAFAYVGENVKLGNNVKLFPNVFVGDNSVIGDNTTIYSGAKIYHECVIGKNCTLHAGVVIGSDGFGFAPNKDSNFKMQHLGNVIIEDNVEIGSNTTIDRATLGSTIVRKGAKLDNLIQIGHNAEIGENTVIVAQTGVAGSTKVGKNCIIGGQVGIVGHITIADGTKIAAQSGIGNTIKEENTTVQGSPAFSIGEYKRSYVLFKNFPDVNDRINSLEKILKELKVSVEK; from the coding sequence ATGGAATACAAAGCCAGCCAGATTGCGTCTCTTTTAGGAGGTACAGTGGAAGGAAATCCTGACGCTGTTGTGAGCACGCTTTCAAAAATCGAAGAAGGAAGAATTGGTTCACTTTCGTTTCTCAGCAATCCTGCTTACAATTCTTACTTATATACAACGGATGCTTCGGTGGTGATTGTCGGAAAAGATTTTACCGCTGAACAACCACTCAAAAGAACCTGTACGCTGATTCGCGTAGAAGATTCCCGCATTGCCTTTGGCAAACTGCTGGAGATGTATCAGAAATCTAAGAACAACAAAACAGGAATTGAACAGCCATCGTTTGTTTCTAAATCTTCTACTCTTGGCAAAGATGTTTACGTGGGTGCATTTGCTTACGTGGGAGAAAATGTGAAACTCGGCAATAACGTAAAACTTTTTCCGAATGTTTTTGTGGGGGATAATTCAGTAATTGGCGATAACACTACTATTTATTCAGGTGCAAAAATATATCACGAATGTGTTATCGGAAAAAATTGCACGCTTCACGCGGGAGTGGTCATCGGTAGCGATGGTTTTGGTTTTGCTCCCAACAAAGACAGTAATTTTAAAATGCAGCATCTTGGCAATGTAATTATTGAAGACAATGTTGAGATAGGATCCAACACTACAATTGACCGTGCAACGCTGGGTTCTACCATCGTCCGCAAAGGTGCGAAACTTGACAATCTCATTCAGATTGGTCACAACGCTGAGATTGGCGAGAACACAGTGATCGTTGCGCAAACTGGAGTTGCGGGCTCAACAAAAGTCGGAAAGAACTGTATCATTGGCGGACAAGTTGGAATTGTCGGACATATCACTATTGCAGACGGAACCAAGATAGCTGCTCAGTCGGGAATCGGAAATACTATCAAAGAAGAAAATACAACCGTGCAGGGCTCTCCGGCATTTTCCATAGGGGAATACAAGCGTTCTTATGTTTTGTTTAAGAACTTTCCTGATGTGAATGACAGAATTAATTCTCTTGAGAAAATATTGAAAGAGTTAAAGGTATCAGTAGAAAAATAA
- a CDS encoding Txe/YoeB family addiction module toxin produces the protein MRTVVFASQAKKDFDELAERNPKTFRKILSLIQDIDKNPFAGIGKPEPLRHQLAGFWSRRINHTDRLVYQISPQNEIVIASCKGHYSR, from the coding sequence ATGAGAACTGTTGTATTTGCTTCCCAGGCAAAAAAGGATTTTGATGAATTGGCTGAAAGAAACCCAAAAACATTTCGGAAAATTCTTTCACTTATTCAGGACATAGATAAGAATCCATTTGCAGGAATAGGAAAGCCGGAACCTCTCAGACATCAACTTGCCGGATTTTGGTCAAGACGGATTAATCACACAGACCGTCTTGTTTATCAGATTTCTCCTCAAAACGAAATTGTCATTGCAAGTTGTAAAGGACATTACAGCAGATGA
- a CDS encoding HD domain-containing protein, which produces MFIKKQIIFNDPIYGFITVPDSLILQIINHPYFLRLQRIRQLGLTSLVYPGALHTRFQHAMGAMHLTMKAVETLRSKEIDITEDEERGVLIAVLLHDIGHGPFSHALEHSIVDDISHEDISELFLEKLDKEFKGQLSLARKIFSGSYKKKFLHQLVSGQLDMDRLDYLNRDSFFTGVSEGVISSDRIIKMLNVMDDELVVDAKGIYSVEKFIIARRLMYWQVYLHKTVLSAEFLLVKILQRAKEIAGNQLSVIGKRSNAKTKNRLPITDYRLFCTPALETFLYSSIGKQNILSHLDDFALLDDSDIFVCVKAWMKSDDFILSTLCTNLVNRKLYKVIMQNDSFDEKVVDDLKKKVQKKYKLSATEADYLVFSQAVSNDAYRPDKIRINILYKDGKIADIAQASDQAYLAGLKTVKKYFLCFPKEIV; this is translated from the coding sequence ATGTTCATCAAGAAGCAGATAATCTTCAACGACCCCATTTACGGATTCATCACCGTGCCTGATTCATTGATTCTGCAAATCATTAATCATCCTTACTTCTTGCGATTGCAAAGGATTCGCCAGCTGGGATTAACAAGTTTGGTTTATCCCGGAGCATTGCATACTCGTTTTCAACACGCGATGGGAGCCATGCACCTCACGATGAAAGCGGTGGAGACGCTGCGTTCGAAAGAAATTGACATAACGGAAGATGAGGAGAGAGGAGTTTTAATTGCGGTGCTTTTGCATGATATAGGACACGGACCTTTTTCTCACGCGCTTGAGCACAGCATTGTGGATGATATTTCGCACGAAGATATTTCAGAACTATTTCTTGAGAAACTCGATAAAGAATTCAAAGGACAGCTTTCTCTTGCCCGGAAAATTTTCAGCGGCTCTTATAAAAAGAAATTCCTGCACCAGCTTGTGTCAGGACAGTTAGATATGGACAGACTGGATTACCTGAACCGCGACAGTTTTTTCACAGGAGTTTCTGAAGGAGTTATCAGTTCTGACCGCATTATCAAAATGCTGAATGTAATGGACGATGAACTGGTGGTGGACGCGAAAGGAATTTATTCTGTGGAGAAGTTTATCATAGCAAGAAGATTGATGTACTGGCAGGTGTATTTGCACAAGACAGTGCTTAGTGCTGAATTCTTACTTGTTAAGATATTGCAAAGAGCGAAGGAAATAGCAGGTAATCAGTTATCGGTTATCGGTAAACGGTCAAATGCAAAAACCAAAAACCGATTACCGATTACCGATTACCGCCTCTTTTGTACTCCTGCACTTGAAACTTTTCTTTACAGTTCTATCGGAAAACAAAACATCCTCTCTCACCTCGATGACTTTGCATTGCTTGACGATTCTGACATTTTCGTCTGCGTGAAAGCGTGGATGAAGAGCGATGATTTTATTCTTTCCACTCTCTGTACAAACCTTGTGAACCGAAAACTCTACAAAGTGATTATGCAAAATGATTCGTTTGATGAGAAAGTGGTGGATGACTTGAAAAAGAAAGTGCAGAAGAAATATAAGCTGAGCGCAACTGAAGCAGATTATCTTGTCTTCTCTCAGGCAGTTTCAAATGACGCTTACCGTCCTGATAAAATCAGAATTAACATTCTTTATAAGGATGGAAAAATTGCCGACATCGCTCAGGCATCTGACCAGGCATATCTTGCCGGATTGAAGACGGTGAAGAAATACTTTTTGTGTTTCCCGAAGGAGATTGTTTGA
- a CDS encoding PglZ domain-containing protein, translated as MNKVNILWADDEIDLLKPHILFLKEKGYEVKTAKSGDEAVGMIKAEAFDIVFLDENMPGLSGMETLARIKNHQSDLPVVMITKSEAEQIMEDAIGSKISDYLIKPVNPNQILLSLKKILEGKHLVSEKTTLNYQQEFRQIGMSLSDRLDAETWKDVYKKLVYWELELEKSNDESMSDMLSMQKQEANSAFSKFVDANYVAWLHGKNNPPLQSHTVLKNKLVPLLERKENVFLLVIDNLRWDQWKMIQPKISELFKVEEESLYYSILPTVTQFARNALFAGLMPSEIEKLHPDLWRNEEDEGSKNQFEPEFMTSQLKRWGKDIKHSYHKILNLNEGKKLADNISNLMQNKLNVIVYNFVDMLSHARTEMEVIRELADDEAAYRSLTVSWFEHSPLHDIIKHIAEKKGLLVITTDHGSIRVTEPSKVVGDRNTSTNLRYKQGKSLSYEKRDVLEVRNPDDVFLPRINVSTTYIFAKQDKFFAYPNNYNHYVQYYRNTIQHGGISLEEMIIPFVTLSAK; from the coding sequence ATGAACAAAGTGAATATTCTCTGGGCGGATGACGAAATTGATTTGCTCAAGCCGCACATTCTCTTCCTGAAAGAAAAAGGATACGAAGTGAAGACTGCAAAAAGCGGTGACGAAGCCGTGGGAATGATAAAAGCAGAAGCGTTTGATATTGTTTTCCTTGATGAAAACATGCCCGGACTCAGCGGGATGGAAACCCTAGCAAGAATAAAAAATCATCAGTCCGATTTGCCCGTGGTGATGATTACCAAAAGCGAAGCCGAACAAATAATGGAAGATGCCATCGGCTCAAAGATCTCTGATTACCTGATTAAGCCCGTTAATCCCAATCAGATTCTTCTTTCGCTGAAAAAAATATTGGAAGGCAAACATCTTGTCTCGGAAAAAACAACGTTGAATTACCAGCAGGAGTTCCGCCAGATAGGAATGTCGCTCAGCGACCGCCTTGACGCGGAAACATGGAAAGATGTTTACAAGAAATTAGTTTACTGGGAACTTGAACTGGAAAAATCTAACGATGAAAGCATGTCTGATATGCTCTCCATGCAAAAGCAGGAAGCGAATTCAGCGTTCAGCAAATTTGTTGACGCCAATTATGTTGCATGGCTTCATGGCAAGAATAATCCCCCGCTTCAGTCACACACCGTTCTGAAAAACAAACTTGTTCCGCTTCTCGAAAGAAAAGAAAATGTTTTTCTTTTAGTGATTGACAACCTGCGCTGGGATCAATGGAAAATGATTCAGCCGAAGATTTCCGAACTCTTTAAAGTGGAAGAAGAATCGCTTTACTACAGCATTCTCCCTACGGTAACGCAGTTTGCGCGCAACGCATTGTTCGCGGGACTCATGCCGAGCGAGATAGAAAAGCTTCATCCTGATTTATGGCGCAACGAAGAAGATGAAGGAAGCAAAAATCAATTTGAGCCTGAGTTCATGACCTCTCAACTGAAACGCTGGGGAAAAGACATCAAACATTCGTATCACAAAATATTAAATCTCAACGAAGGAAAAAAACTGGCGGACAACATCAGCAACCTCATGCAAAATAAATTAAACGTAATCGTTTATAATTTTGTAGATATGCTCTCGCACGCGCGCACCGAAATGGAAGTGATACGCGAGCTTGCCGATGATGAAGCAGCGTATCGCTCGCTCACCGTTTCGTGGTTTGAACATTCACCGCTGCACGACATCATCAAACACATTGCAGAAAAAAAAGGTTTGCTCGTCATCACCACCGATCACGGAAGCATTCGAGTAACGGAACCATCAAAAGTTGTTGGTGACAGAAACACTTCTACCAACCTGCGTTATAAACAGGGCAAAAGTTTGAGTTACGAAAAACGCGATGTGCTGGAAGTGCGAAACCCCGATGATGTTTTTCTTCCACGCATCAATGTGAGCACCACGTACATCTTTGCCAAGCAGGATAAATTTTTCGCTTACCCCAACAACTACAATCATTACGTGCAATACTACCGCAACACCATTCAGCACGGAGGAATTTCTCTCGAAGAAATGATTATTCCGTTTGTGACGCTAAGTGCGAAGTAG